One Neisseria sp. Marseille-Q5346 genomic region harbors:
- a CDS encoding folate-binding protein YgfZ, with protein MQTRLPFFGVVRVSGEDRASFLHGQLSNDINNLAIGQACYATYNTPKGRVLANMLVVNSGEDLLLIMAQDLTEAIVKRLRMFVLRAKVVFELMPDLAVSSELADNAEPHPATEPQLSFPAQIQENAVEIALPHTGRLKISAAENAAEYQAGAENAWNLHEIRSSYPWICAATKEAAVAQMLNQHIIGAVHFRKGCYPGQEIIARAQYRGQVKRGLAVLSGDSLEAAGIAVKVGEEEAGVILNTALTEQGSLSLAVIKFSAAEAALTDVDGNALKQEELFFTVEKD; from the coding sequence ATGCAAACCCGCCTGCCTTTTTTCGGTGTTGTCCGTGTCAGCGGCGAAGACAGAGCTTCATTTCTTCATGGTCAATTATCCAACGATATTAATAATTTAGCTATCGGTCAGGCATGTTACGCCACATACAATACACCTAAAGGCCGTGTGTTGGCGAATATGTTGGTCGTCAATAGTGGAGAAGATTTACTGTTGATCATGGCGCAAGACCTGACCGAAGCCATCGTCAAACGCCTGAGAATGTTTGTCTTGCGTGCAAAAGTTGTCTTCGAGTTGATGCCTGATTTGGCAGTCAGCAGCGAATTGGCAGACAATGCAGAACCTCATCCTGCTACCGAACCGCAACTGTCTTTCCCTGCCCAAATTCAAGAAAACGCCGTAGAAATTGCCTTGCCGCACACAGGCCGTCTGAAAATTTCAGCAGCCGAAAACGCAGCCGAATATCAAGCAGGAGCCGAAAACGCGTGGAACCTGCACGAAATCCGCAGCAGCTATCCGTGGATTTGCGCCGCAACCAAAGAAGCGGCTGTTGCTCAAATGCTCAATCAACACATCATCGGCGCAGTCCATTTCCGTAAAGGCTGCTACCCCGGCCAAGAAATCATCGCCCGCGCCCAATACCGAGGCCAAGTCAAACGCGGTCTGGCCGTATTAAGCGGCGATTCTTTAGAAGCCGCCGGTATTGCCGTCAAAGTCGGCGAGGAAGAAGCAGGCGTCATCCTTAATACAGCACTGACTGAACAAGGCAGCCTCAGCCTTGCCGTTATCAAGTTTTCCGCAGCAGAAGCAGCATTGACCGATGTAGACGGCAATGCTTTGAAACAGGAAGAACTGTTTTTTACGGTTGAGAAAGATTGA
- the alaS gene encoding alanine--tRNA ligase — MKTTELRQKFLKFFESKGHTIVRSSSLVPHDDPTLLFTNAGMNQFKDVFLGFDKRPYNRATTAQKCVRAGGKHNDLENVGYTARHHTFFEMMGNFSFGDYFKRDAIHFAWEFLTSPEWLNIPKDKLLATVYAEDDEAYNIWLNEIGMPAERIVRIGDNKGAKYASDNFWQMGDTGPCGPCSEIFYDHGEEIWGGIPGSPEEDGDRWIEIWNCVFMQFNRDEQGNMNPLPKPSVDTGMGLERMSAVMQHVHSNYEIDLFQDLLKAVARETGAAFSLEEPSLKVIADHIRSCSFLIADGVLPSNEGRGYVLRRIIRRAVRHGYKLGQSKPFFHKLVADLVKEMGDAYPELKEKQVQIEEALKNEESRFAQTLETGMALLENALAKGSKKLDGEIIFKLYDTYGFPYDLTADICRERNIELDEAGFEREMEAQRARARAAQSFKANAQLPYEGQDTEFKGYSERQTESKVLALYKDGEQVNELNEGDEGAIVIDFTPFYAESGGQVGDVGYIFAGENRFEVHDTQKIKAAVFGQFGVQTSGRLKVGDSVTAKVDDEIRNANMRNHSATHLMHKALRDVLGEHVEQKGSLVTAESTRFDISHPQAVTAEEIAEVERRVNEAILANVAVNAAIMSMEDAQKTGAMMLFGEKYGDEVRVLQMGGFSTELCGGTHVSRTGDIGLFKIISEGGIAAGVRRIEAITGLNALKWAQDQERLVKDIIAETKAQTEKDVLAKIQAGAAHAKALEKELARAKAELAVHAGTKLLDNAKDLGAAKLVAAQIEADAAALREIVTDLTGKSEQAIVLLAAVNDGKVSLCAGVSKPLTGKVKAGDLVKFAAEQVGGKGGGRPDLAQAGGTDADKLPEMLVSVEGWVKEKL; from the coding sequence ATGAAAACCACCGAACTACGCCAAAAATTCCTGAAATTTTTCGAATCTAAAGGCCACACCATCGTCCGCTCCTCCTCGCTCGTGCCACACGACGACCCGACCCTGCTGTTTACCAACGCTGGCATGAACCAATTTAAAGACGTGTTCCTCGGCTTTGACAAACGCCCCTACAACCGCGCCACTACCGCGCAAAAATGCGTACGCGCAGGCGGCAAACACAACGACTTGGAAAACGTCGGCTACACCGCCCGCCACCACACCTTCTTTGAAATGATGGGCAACTTCTCCTTCGGCGACTACTTCAAACGCGATGCGATCCACTTCGCTTGGGAATTCCTGACTTCCCCGGAATGGTTGAACATCCCTAAAGACAAACTGTTGGCAACCGTTTACGCAGAAGACGACGAAGCCTACAACATCTGGTTGAACGAAATCGGCATGCCTGCTGAGCGCATCGTCCGTATCGGCGACAACAAAGGCGCGAAATACGCGTCCGACAACTTCTGGCAAATGGGCGATACCGGCCCTTGCGGCCCTTGCTCCGAAATTTTCTACGACCACGGCGAAGAAATCTGGGGTGGCATTCCGGGCAGCCCTGAAGAAGACGGCGACCGCTGGATTGAAATTTGGAACTGCGTATTCATGCAGTTCAACCGCGACGAACAAGGCAATATGAATCCGCTGCCTAAGCCTTCCGTCGATACTGGCATGGGCTTGGAGCGCATGTCCGCCGTTATGCAGCATGTTCACAGCAACTACGAAATCGACTTGTTCCAAGACCTGCTCAAAGCCGTTGCCCGCGAAACCGGCGCAGCTTTCAGCCTGGAAGAACCAAGCCTGAAAGTCATCGCCGACCACATCCGCTCCTGCTCCTTCCTGATTGCAGACGGCGTATTGCCTTCCAACGAAGGCCGCGGCTACGTATTGCGCCGCATTATCCGCCGCGCCGTACGCCACGGTTACAAACTGGGTCAAAGCAAACCATTCTTCCACAAACTGGTGGCCGATTTAGTCAAAGAGATGGGCGATGCCTACCCTGAATTGAAAGAAAAACAAGTTCAAATCGAAGAAGCGTTGAAAAACGAAGAAAGCCGTTTTGCCCAAACTCTGGAAACCGGTATGGCTTTGTTGGAAAACGCGCTTGCCAAAGGCAGCAAAAAACTCGACGGCGAAATCATCTTCAAACTCTACGATACCTACGGTTTCCCATACGACTTAACTGCCGACATCTGCCGCGAGCGCAATATCGAACTGGACGAAGCAGGCTTCGAGCGCGAAATGGAAGCCCAACGCGCACGCGCACGCGCCGCACAAAGCTTCAAAGCCAACGCCCAACTGCCTTACGAAGGTCAAGACACCGAGTTTAAAGGTTATAGCGAACGCCAAACCGAATCCAAAGTCCTCGCCCTCTACAAAGACGGCGAGCAAGTTAACGAATTGAACGAAGGCGACGAAGGTGCCATCGTTATTGACTTTACCCCATTCTATGCAGAATCCGGCGGTCAAGTCGGCGATGTCGGCTATATCTTCGCAGGCGAAAACCGCTTTGAAGTACACGATACCCAAAAAATCAAAGCAGCCGTATTCGGCCAATTCGGCGTACAAACTTCAGGCCGTCTGAAAGTCGGCGACAGCGTTACTGCCAAAGTGGATGACGAAATCCGCAATGCCAATATGCGCAACCACAGCGCGACCCACTTGATGCACAAAGCCCTGCGCGATGTATTGGGCGAACACGTTGAACAAAAAGGCTCTTTGGTTACCGCCGAATCCACCCGTTTCGACATTTCCCATCCTCAAGCAGTAACTGCCGAAGAAATCGCCGAAGTAGAACGCCGCGTCAACGAAGCCATCTTGGCCAACGTTGCCGTCAACGCAGCCATTATGAGCATGGAAGATGCCCAAAAAACCGGCGCCATGATGCTCTTCGGCGAAAAATACGGCGACGAAGTACGCGTACTGCAAATGGGCGGTTTCTCTACCGAATTGTGCGGCGGTACACACGTTTCACGCACCGGCGACATCGGCCTCTTCAAAATCATCAGCGAAGGCGGTATTGCCGCAGGCGTGCGCCGTATCGAAGCCATCACCGGCCTGAACGCACTCAAATGGGCGCAAGATCAAGAGCGTTTGGTTAAAGACATTATTGCCGAAACCAAAGCTCAAACCGAAAAAGACGTACTGGCGAAAATCCAAGCAGGCGCAGCACACGCCAAAGCATTGGAAAAAGAATTGGCACGCGCCAAAGCCGAACTCGCCGTCCACGCAGGCACCAAACTCTTGGACAACGCAAAAGACTTGGGCGCAGCCAAACTCGTCGCCGCCCAAATCGAAGCCGACGCAGCCGCCCTGCGCGAAATCGTGACCGACTTAACCGGCAAATCAGAACAAGCCATCGTATTGCTCGCCGCAGTCAACGACGGCAAAGTTTCCCTGTGTGCAGGCGTATCCAAACCGTTGACAGGCAAAGTCAAAGCAGGCGATCTGGTTAAATTTGCAGCCGAACAAGTCGGTGGCAAAGGCGGCGGCCGTCCTGACTTAGCTCAAGCCGGCGGCACGGATGCCGATAAATTGCCTGAAATGCTGGTAAGTGTGGAAGGTTGGGTTAAAGAGAAGCTGTAA
- a CDS encoding AAA family ATPase, translating to MKLKEIRLKNFRCYEDLTVPLHEQLTVLVAPNGQGKTAILDAISIALWDFVKKFDLAKPSPAYNIGISKNDIRIIKDIEEIVEYRLQGGMIRQLDTEIIATDLNDFTWKRYKDSETAGSRTKEDSNARLLQKKAQKIQKNIRNSQLEAQDLPLFAYYGTGRLWHEKRLMKKQRQNKNDKKIRTFAYQNSLDPASSYKQFEDWFIQKYKELSREYAISRETKEDISEIFRKIQSEIANVSDAINIVLKIVGWQNPEYSEIFDNEIVLEHPQYGLLKLNQLSDGIQNIFGMVADIAYRCYLLNSHLGKNAAKETEGIVLVDEVDMHLHPAWQQTILQDLQTAFPKLQFIVTTHSPQVLSTIKKEHIRIVKDGELIKLNAAIQTYGELSSDVLYTVMEVNPRPPVPERQDLNELTRLVDSGLYNDPKVKKLLDNVTMALGENAEAIKRIKRSIERQQRFSKLKGQDK from the coding sequence ATGAAATTAAAAGAAATTCGTCTAAAGAACTTCCGTTGCTATGAAGATTTAACTGTTCCACTACATGAACAGCTAACGGTGTTAGTAGCACCAAATGGACAGGGTAAAACAGCGATTCTAGATGCAATTAGTATTGCTTTATGGGATTTTGTTAAGAAATTCGACTTAGCTAAACCATCCCCTGCTTATAATATCGGTATTAGTAAAAATGATATCCGTATCATTAAAGATATAGAAGAAATTGTAGAATATAGGCTACAAGGAGGTATGATTCGACAGCTTGATACGGAAATCATTGCAACAGATTTAAATGATTTCACATGGAAGCGCTATAAAGATAGTGAAACAGCGGGAAGTCGTACCAAAGAAGATAGTAATGCCCGACTATTACAAAAAAAAGCACAGAAAATACAGAAAAATATTCGTAATTCGCAGTTAGAAGCCCAAGATTTACCACTTTTTGCTTATTATGGAACAGGGAGATTATGGCATGAAAAACGGCTTATGAAAAAGCAGAGACAAAATAAAAATGATAAAAAAATTCGCACTTTTGCTTATCAGAACAGTTTAGATCCTGCATCTAGTTATAAACAATTTGAAGATTGGTTTATTCAAAAATATAAAGAACTATCTAGGGAATACGCTATTTCTAGAGAAACAAAGGAAGATATATCGGAAATATTCAGAAAAATTCAGTCAGAAATAGCTAATGTTAGTGATGCAATAAATATTGTATTAAAAATTGTTGGATGGCAAAATCCAGAATATAGTGAAATATTTGATAATGAAATTGTTTTAGAGCATCCACAGTATGGATTACTAAAACTCAATCAGTTAAGTGATGGTATTCAAAATATTTTCGGTATGGTTGCGGATATTGCTTATCGTTGTTACCTTCTCAATTCTCATCTAGGAAAAAATGCAGCCAAAGAAACTGAAGGTATTGTTCTGGTTGACGAAGTAGATATGCACTTACATCCAGCATGGCAGCAGACCATTCTACAGGATTTACAAACAGCCTTCCCAAAATTGCAATTTATCGTTACTACACATAGCCCACAGGTATTAAGCACAATCAAGAAGGAACATATTCGTATTGTAAAAGATGGGGAACTGATAAAGTTAAATGCTGCAATACAGACCTATGGCGAATTAAGCAGTGATGTTTTATATACCGTAATGGAGGTTAATCCGCGTCCGCCAGTTCCTGAGCGTCAAGATTTGAACGAACTAACAAGGCTAGTGGACAGCGGTTTGTATAACGATCCAAAGGTAAAGAAATTATTGGACAACGTAACCATGGCACTTGGCGAAAATGCAGAGGCAATTAAACGAATCAAACGCAGCATTGAACGACAACAACGGTTTTCAAAATTAAAAGGACAGGACAAATAA
- a CDS encoding retron system putative HNH endonuclease encodes MLHNQHHHPPTTSKEATTRWQRFNDKLKNLELLLYEQYHLCCYSELRADEEGIDYHIEHIENKSQNPARTFDYTNLVASAFRSDNLKKLPNNVFGGHAVGKRGVNGAVDMNQFISPLQANCSDYFIYLSDGSIKPNARLSQTEQDKALYTINILNLNCPFLITKREEIYKELESLLDKHTDDEMVYWAEIELFPIKHRLSSFFTLRRHFFGNLAEQILANYKNGTLL; translated from the coding sequence ATGCTTCATAATCAACATCATCATCCACCCACTACTTCGAAAGAAGCAACTACTCGGTGGCAAAGATTTAATGACAAATTAAAAAATTTAGAACTCTTATTATATGAGCAATACCATCTTTGTTGCTATAGTGAACTTCGTGCAGATGAAGAAGGTATTGACTACCATATTGAGCATATTGAAAATAAAAGCCAAAATCCTGCTAGAACTTTTGATTATACAAATTTAGTAGCCAGTGCATTTCGTTCCGATAATTTAAAGAAACTTCCAAATAATGTTTTTGGTGGACATGCAGTTGGCAAACGAGGTGTAAATGGTGCGGTAGATATGAATCAGTTTATTTCTCCGCTTCAAGCAAATTGCTCTGATTATTTTATCTATTTATCTGATGGCAGTATTAAACCAAATGCACGATTATCACAAACAGAACAAGATAAAGCTCTATACACCATAAATATATTAAATTTGAACTGTCCGTTTTTAATAACCAAACGGGAAGAAATTTATAAAGAACTAGAATCTTTACTCGATAAACATACAGATGATGAGATGGTATATTGGGCAGAAATAGAACTTTTTCCGATAAAACATAGGTTGAGTAGTTTTTTCACACTCAGACGCCATTTTTTCGGTAATTTAGCTGAGCAGATTTTAGCAAACTATAAGAATGGGACTCTATTGTAA
- a CDS encoding polyamine ABC transporter substrate-binding protein, whose protein sequence is MTKHLPLIVLTALALAGCGGSDKTSADKAAQTDNQKVLSIYNWSEYVDPETVAAFEKKHGIAVTYDVYDSDETLESKVLTGKSGYDIVAPSNAFVGRQIKAGAYQKIDKSLIPNYKNLNPQLMKLMEGVDPNHEYAVPFYWGTNTFAINTERVKKALGTDLLPDNQWDLVFNPEYTSKLKQCGISYLDSAAEIYPMVLNYMGKNPNSSETADIKAATEVLKKNRPYIKRFTSSGFIDDLARGDTCVTIGFGGDLNIAKRRAEEAGGKEKIRVMMPKEGVGIWVDSFVIPKDAKHVANAHAYINDFLDPEVAAKNGNFVTYAPSSKPAQELMDEEFRNDNTIFPTEEDLKNSFIMVPIQPAALKFMVRQWQSVKAGT, encoded by the coding sequence ATGACCAAACATCTGCCCCTCATCGTACTGACTGCGCTGGCGCTGGCCGGCTGCGGCGGCTCGGACAAAACTTCTGCCGACAAGGCGGCTCAAACCGATAATCAAAAGGTATTGAGCATTTACAACTGGTCGGAATATGTCGATCCCGAGACGGTTGCCGCGTTTGAGAAAAAACACGGTATCGCAGTAACTTACGATGTATATGACAGCGATGAAACGCTGGAGAGCAAGGTGTTGACCGGTAAGTCGGGTTACGACATCGTGGCTCCTTCCAATGCGTTTGTCGGTAGGCAGATTAAGGCAGGTGCGTATCAGAAAATCGACAAATCCCTGATTCCCAACTATAAAAACTTGAATCCTCAGTTAATGAAACTGATGGAAGGCGTTGATCCGAACCACGAATATGCCGTTCCGTTTTATTGGGGTACTAACACCTTCGCTATCAATACCGAGCGTGTGAAAAAGGCTTTGGGCACGGATCTGCTGCCGGACAATCAATGGGACTTGGTGTTTAACCCCGAATACACGTCCAAACTCAAGCAATGCGGCATCAGCTATTTGGACAGCGCGGCGGAAATTTATCCTATGGTATTGAACTATATGGGTAAAAATCCAAACAGCAGCGAAACGGCGGATATTAAGGCGGCTACGGAAGTTTTGAAGAAAAACCGTCCGTACATCAAGCGCTTTACCTCGTCCGGTTTTATCGATGATTTGGCGCGCGGCGATACTTGCGTAACGATTGGCTTTGGCGGTGATTTGAACATTGCCAAACGTCGTGCCGAAGAAGCAGGCGGCAAGGAAAAAATCCGTGTGATGATGCCGAAAGAAGGCGTGGGGATTTGGGTGGATTCGTTTGTGATTCCGAAAGATGCCAAACATGTGGCCAATGCCCATGCGTATATCAATGATTTCTTAGATCCTGAAGTTGCGGCTAAAAACGGCAATTTTGTTACTTATGCGCCATCCAGCAAACCGGCTCAAGAGCTGATGGATGAAGAGTTTAGAAACGACAATACAATTTTCCCAACCGAGGAGGATTTGAAAAACAGCTTTATCATGGTGCCTATCCAACCGGCGGCGTTGAAATTTATGGTCCGTCAATGGCAAAGCGTGAAAGCAGGAACCTAA
- a CDS encoding peptidylprolyl isomerase: protein MKKSIKLTLCALALSLSVQAQAVTHAVIETNMGNIQLELDEVKAPKTVANFVNYAKKGFYDNTIFHRVIDNFMIQGGGFTENMVQKSTDKAITNEAYNGLKNNVGTIAMARTGDPNSATSQFFINTANNDFLNFKSKTPQGYGYAVFGKVTSGMDVVRKISKVKTATRGYHQDVPTEAVIIRKVSIK, encoded by the coding sequence ATGAAAAAATCCATCAAACTGACCTTGTGCGCCCTTGCACTCTCACTTTCCGTGCAAGCGCAAGCGGTTACCCATGCCGTGATTGAAACCAATATGGGCAACATCCAACTGGAGCTGGATGAAGTCAAAGCGCCGAAAACCGTGGCAAACTTTGTCAATTACGCCAAAAAAGGTTTTTACGACAACACGATTTTCCACCGCGTTATCGACAATTTTATGATTCAAGGCGGCGGATTTACCGAGAATATGGTACAAAAATCTACCGATAAAGCCATCACTAATGAAGCATACAACGGCTTGAAAAATAACGTCGGCACCATCGCCATGGCGCGTACCGGCGATCCAAATTCCGCAACCAGCCAGTTCTTTATCAATACAGCCAACAACGACTTTTTGAATTTCAAAAGCAAAACCCCTCAAGGCTACGGCTATGCCGTTTTCGGTAAAGTCACTTCCGGTATGGATGTGGTTCGTAAAATCAGCAAAGTGAAAACAGCGACACGCGGCTATCATCAAGACGTTCCAACCGAAGCCGTGATTATCCGTAAAGTCAGCATCAAATAA
- the ubiE gene encoding bifunctional demethylmenaquinone methyltransferase/2-methoxy-6-polyprenyl-1,4-benzoquinol methylase UbiE, protein MSDHKTHFGFSTVDEDEKAGKVAEVFHSVAKNYDIMNDVMSGGLHRVWKHFTINTARLKKGDKVLDIAGGTGDLSRGWAKRVGKEGEVWLTDINSSMLTVGRDRLLNEGMILPVSLADAEKLPFPDNYFNLVSVAFGLRNMTHKDAALKEMYRVLKPGGTLLVLEFSKVYKPLEGVYDLYSFKLLPIMGKLIAKDADSYQYLAESIRMHPDQETLKQMMLDAGFDSVDYHNMSAGIVALHKGVKF, encoded by the coding sequence ATGAGCGACCACAAAACCCATTTCGGCTTCTCTACCGTTGACGAAGACGAAAAAGCAGGCAAAGTTGCCGAAGTCTTCCACTCCGTGGCAAAAAACTACGACATTATGAATGACGTAATGTCCGGCGGTCTGCACCGTGTTTGGAAACATTTCACCATCAATACCGCCCGCCTGAAAAAAGGTGACAAAGTATTGGACATCGCCGGCGGTACTGGCGATTTGTCCCGAGGCTGGGCGAAACGTGTGGGCAAAGAAGGCGAAGTTTGGCTGACAGACATCAACTCCTCCATGCTGACGGTCGGCCGCGACCGCCTGCTCAACGAAGGCATGATTCTGCCCGTATCGTTGGCAGATGCTGAGAAATTGCCGTTTCCCGACAACTATTTCAATCTGGTTTCCGTCGCATTCGGCCTGCGCAACATGACGCACAAAGATGCCGCGCTGAAAGAAATGTACCGCGTATTGAAACCGGGCGGCACCCTGCTGGTGTTGGAATTCTCCAAAGTGTACAAACCTTTGGAAGGCGTGTACGACCTCTACTCTTTCAAACTGTTGCCGATTATGGGCAAACTGATTGCCAAAGATGCCGACAGCTACCAATACCTCGCCGAGTCCATCCGTATGCACCCCGACCAAGAAACCTTGAAGCAAATGATGCTGGATGCAGGCTTCGACAGCGTGGATTACCACAACATGAGCGCAGGCATCGTCGCCCTGCATAAAGGCGTGAAATTCTAA
- a CDS encoding TonB-dependent receptor — protein sequence MNSKLALMPLVVASAFAYAADEATSAPEAYAEVQEVKVHADAKRVKAARSYSIASDGDMRDRVNLGVLGKANAFTAPITVVNYDEKALNNTEARTLVDAVAKKDASTWQFGGESNTLTGLYFRGYQLDARQFSVNGLAGMYGTQGTASVQVGSAQLIKGASTAVNGMDPEGAVSGSVNIETKKAADEGNRKIGLGWFSNNRAQGTFDLGQRFGENKEFGVRANGKLRHGDTPRHGYSEDNKEFALNADYRGEKLRVAFDSIYAKRKTNGGRARMQDIQNADGRLFDAPDGKTNLLPSWNWQNTVGQTNMLTFEWDAFDNAQITGGIGYNKARYYGTLISPTICGKDGASSQIATCSSANQYHTGTARLTDQYFRTLSMNLSARGEFETGPVTHNWSTAFDRIIRQRATINGSAAGKSKVEVKANENIESKLASFRADYPNSWANSANLDANIKVNSLALSDTLGFADNKYRLTLGGRFQAVEYTNKKEGQSGDSKRFSPMLMAAWVPQPDLVVYGNYMEDLEPADIKTDDDGHTTMSKPRVSRQFEVGVRKNWGNFVTTLNAFQIKRPGYWRGQTTTKTINGVTTTTLTYGNNSDFAHYKAQGGAAGDEQGMERSRGIEFNTYANLLNNTLRPTLGLMYLQSTVKDYPNSRDMLVNGVQVANPRVIAKAGVEWDTPFAKGLTLSSNVSYFGKSYQDTQKQYAFPSYTLVDVGARYKTKLGKNTLTVSSSVENLFNKNYWQVQRGQYDRSFAVVGMPRTYWLKAELDF from the coding sequence ATGAACAGCAAATTAGCCCTGATGCCGCTTGTGGTTGCAAGCGCATTCGCCTACGCCGCCGATGAAGCCACTTCTGCTCCCGAAGCATATGCAGAAGTGCAGGAAGTCAAAGTCCATGCCGACGCCAAACGCGTGAAGGCCGCACGCTCCTATTCTATTGCCAGCGACGGCGATATGCGCGACCGTGTGAATTTGGGTGTGTTAGGTAAAGCGAATGCCTTTACCGCTCCGATTACTGTGGTCAATTACGACGAAAAAGCCCTTAACAATACCGAAGCGCGTACTTTGGTAGATGCCGTAGCGAAAAAAGACGCTTCGACTTGGCAGTTCGGCGGTGAAAGCAACACCTTGACTGGCCTGTATTTCCGCGGTTATCAACTTGATGCGCGCCAATTCAGCGTCAACGGCTTGGCCGGTATGTACGGCACACAAGGTACGGCCAGCGTGCAAGTCGGCTCCGCGCAACTGATTAAAGGCGCATCCACTGCCGTAAACGGCATGGACCCTGAAGGCGCGGTATCCGGTTCCGTCAACATCGAAACCAAAAAAGCCGCCGACGAAGGCAACCGCAAAATCGGTTTGGGCTGGTTCAGCAACAACCGCGCCCAAGGTACGTTCGACTTGGGTCAACGCTTCGGCGAAAACAAAGAATTCGGCGTGCGTGCCAACGGCAAACTGCGCCACGGCGACACCCCGCGCCACGGTTACAGCGAAGACAACAAAGAATTTGCATTGAATGCCGATTATCGCGGCGAAAAACTGCGCGTGGCGTTCGATTCCATCTACGCGAAACGCAAAACCAATGGCGGCCGCGCGCGTATGCAGGACATCCAAAACGCTGATGGTCGTTTGTTCGATGCACCGGATGGCAAAACAAATCTGTTGCCAAGCTGGAACTGGCAAAATACCGTCGGTCAAACCAATATGCTGACTTTCGAATGGGATGCGTTTGACAATGCACAGATTACAGGCGGTATCGGTTACAACAAGGCGCGTTATTACGGCACGCTGATTTCTCCAACTATTTGCGGCAAAGATGGCGCAAGCAGCCAAATCGCAACTTGCTCAAGTGCCAACCAATACCACACAGGTACGGCACGCCTGACCGACCAATATTTCCGTACTTTGAGTATGAATTTATCCGCGCGCGGCGAATTTGAAACCGGCCCGGTAACGCATAACTGGAGTACTGCTTTTGACCGCATTATCCGTCAACGTGCAACGATCAATGGTAGTGCAGCCGGTAAAAGCAAGGTAGAAGTAAAAGCAAACGAAAATATTGAGAGTAAATTGGCATCATTTAGAGCTGACTATCCAAACTCATGGGCGAACTCTGCCAACTTGGATGCCAATATCAAAGTCAACAGCCTGGCTTTGTCCGACACCTTGGGCTTTGCCGACAATAAATACCGCCTGACGCTGGGCGGACGTTTCCAAGCAGTTGAATACACCAATAAAAAAGAAGGTCAAAGCGGAGATTCCAAACGCTTCAGCCCGATGCTGATGGCTGCATGGGTACCGCAACCTGACTTGGTCGTGTACGGCAACTACATGGAAGACTTGGAGCCTGCCGACATCAAAACCGATGATGACGGCCATACCACCATGTCCAAACCTCGTGTCAGCCGTCAGTTTGAAGTCGGTGTGCGCAAAAACTGGGGTAATTTCGTGACCACGTTGAACGCGTTCCAAATCAAACGTCCGGGCTACTGGCGCGGTCAGACAACCACCAAGACAATAAATGGGGTAACAACAACAACGCTGACCTATGGCAACAATTCTGATTTTGCCCACTATAAAGCCCAAGGCGGCGCGGCCGGAGACGAACAAGGCATGGAACGCAGTCGCGGTATCGAGTTCAACACCTACGCGAACTTGCTCAACAATACTTTGCGTCCGACTTTGGGTCTGATGTATCTGCAATCGACCGTGAAAGACTACCCAAATTCACGCGATATGCTGGTTAACGGCGTACAAGTCGCCAACCCGCGCGTGATTGCCAAAGCAGGCGTTGAATGGGACACCCCGTTTGCCAAAGGCTTGACCTTGAGTAGCAATGTTTCGTATTTCGGCAAGTCTTACCAAGACACGCAAAAACAATACGCCTTCCCATCCTACACTTTGGTTGACGTAGGCGCGCGCTACAAAACCAAGCTCGGCAAAAACACCCTGACCGTCAGCAGCTCGGTAGAAAACCTGTTCAACAAAAACTACTGGCAGGTGCAACGCGGCCAATACGACCGCAGCTTCGCCGTCGTCGGTATGCCGCGCACTTATTGGCTGAAAGCGGAATTGGATTTCTAA